The genome window cctgattccaacaaggaattacacaaggatttccttatcgtctctggtgaatggcatgatggcaaTCCGTGCCtcatagtagaaggagaaccaggtggggtataggGAATGGAAGGGTGCTGACCCTTTGCGCCATTTCTAATCTGATGTGTTtcggtaactaaccatgcatatgtgtttttcttttacaGATCCACACGCTTATCaacggcattttcacttagttaACCGGGTGGACTTGGAGATTGTTCtacaagcggcagttttcgtaaatgacggagatggtcaagtccgagTCGCTCACAAAATATTAGGGTACCCTCCCATTCAAAAGTCATTTGCCGACGCTACGCACGTGATCAACGCCAGGCACGTGATCAATGCcagccgtccttggcttccgaAAATCACCGTAGTCGAGACATGATGTTTAATCTCCGAAGTACCATCTGTCCCAGAGAGCATCCCACTGGTGGACCTCTCCTCATCTCATCAAGTAGCAGAGGACGAAGGGAAGTTAGATCAGCCCGAGGAAgggtttggggtatttgacctagccgaccaatccgaggatccctctggtgatataggtgacccagccttgtccgaggcgaaATTGTCATCAGTAGGCAcatcttctcaagccgagatgggactcaagagaaagcccccgaccaCCCTACTCGAACTCCTCGAGGGTCAACCAGGGGAGGGTACGCAGGGAACAccacaacccaatgctcctcctccaccacctccgcctCAAGTTATCCAGACAAGGTCATCCTCCTCAAAGTCACAGCCACAATCCCCTcgccccaaacttcctgcttCCCCCCCACCAGCTCTGCCTCCTCGGTCGAAGAGCATTGATtcaaagaggaagaggagtcccaagggtAAGGAAACCGTGGATGGGGGAAAGtcccaaccttctaaggagaGGGAGGAAGCCCCGCGTGCGAAGCAATTAAAGATCGGTCACCAAAGCAAGGGTAAGGAGACCGAAGTCCAACCTTcccaaggcaagggaaaggggatcgAGGTCCAATCCTCGCCCAGCGCCTGGCTCCCCACCGCGATGCTCCACAGGGGTCCACTATTGGAAACTGcgtccatgagggaccttggagatggcgagggtggtTACGTGGCAGACGCactagggagaaccatgttacTTCCCACCGACGTGGATGGGctgaagaaaatgaggatgcaggaggtcttcctcagtacgaagaggtacttgggcatggtaaggctcTTAAAACCTAAGACTTTATTAACTCTCACTCCCGGTTTGTCATTCACGATGTATTTATCTcccttgacaggctctccaggccacctataggatggaaGAAGAGGTGAACAATCagagtaaggcggccgagaatGAACGCTCCAAGCGCTTACTGGCCGCGCGGACACTTAAAGCTTCCGAGGACGACCTCGCCAAGACCAAGACTGCTCTAACAGATGCTATCCGAGACAAGGATAGCGCCTAGGCGGGTTTAGCCAGCACCtaaaaacaggccgaggaccaaacaaaaCGTCTGCTAgaagccgaggatcagttgCAAATAGCTAAAGAGCTGGTCAAGGACTTAAGTAAAAGACTGGCTGTGGCAGAGCATGACAAAGGTGTGGCGGAGTATGCCCATGACGAAGCCATAAGAGCCAAGCAGAAGGCCGAGTTTGCTAGAAATGAGGCTGAAGCTGCCAAGGAAACGACCGAGGATGATGGTTATAATGCGGGGgtagctgaaacccaagccatccttaaagcccagattcctggagtatgcagtctctactgctcccaggtttgggaaaaGGCCctgaagcgagctggggtggatgcttcatCCGATTTGTGGAAAGCGGAGAACATATTTTATCCTGCAGCCATCCGTGAGGCCACCTCCACCAGCTCCGTGGCTGTAAGTGACCAACCCGAGGAAGGGGTCACTCAGTCGGAAACCGTACAGGTCGGCGCCTCTCCTGGCGAGACGCTCAAAGAGGGAGAACTTCAGAATGTGATAGACACCTCTCAGCGTACAGATCCCGAGGTACCCAAAGAGGTTGctgagcccgtggttggcaCTTAGACGCCTAATGCTGAGGAGCTAGCCATACCTGCCCAGCCCCTACAGGCAATTCCCCTTACTGTGGTCCCCAAGAGTGCCGATACtgaccctgttcagccttccccagaagggactaTCCTCCAGGGCGTCGAAGCTGATCCCGTTCCGCCTTCCCAGGATGTGGCCGATGCAAAACTAAAGAAGTAGAAACCCTGGCCAGGCttcgtttttgtttttagtttaacgattaacttgtttcttttccattttgaaaattttgtaacctACTAGTAGTTTGATCCtattgaacatgtatatatgaaatccttctcttccttttttccttttggttacttGTTAGTTGCCCTTGTCGACACTTATTATTGTTTATGAATTTCGAACTAATTATCTTAACACGTATGAGTAGTTGTGCATGCGATAAATTTAGAATCATGTTTCAAAACATTAGCTTACCTGTACCTGCCGAGCCTTGAACTCATTTCTGACCCTCACTCAATGGAGACATAGGCATCATCCTAGATGTCACGGGTAGTTGCTAAGTCCTGCTTAGTATCTAGGtttctttaaagtagttggcttccccataggtttgagtccgaggaccatgcaataccttgattctgtccaaaacttgatagatattgataagtagttggtttccccacaggtttgagtccgaggaccatgcaataccttggttctgtccaaaacttgatagatattgataagtagttggtttccccataggtttgagtccgaggaccatgcaataccttggttctatccaaaacttgatatttaagtagttggtttccctataggtttgagtccaaggaccatccaataccttggttttgtccaaaacttgatatttaagtagttggtttccccataggtttgagtccgaggaccatgcaataccttagttctgtccaaaacttgatatttaagtagttggtttccccataggtttgagtccgaggaccatgcaataccttggttttgtccaaaacttgatatttaagtagttagtttccccataggtttgagtccgaggaccatgcaataccttggttctgtccaaaacttgatagatattgataagtagttggtttccccataggtttgagtccgaggaccatgcaataccttggttctgtccaaaacttgatatttaagtagttggtttccccataggtttgagtccgagaaccatgcaataccttggttcttttcaaaacttgatagatattgataAGTGCGACTATGGCGTGGCGCCTTGGTTTAGGAGGATTAGCAACTCGGCCaacccctagaaccatccgtgctGCTGACGTtacgaagcgcagcccctagtaaagaaacatagcccctagtaGAACTTTACCCTAGAACACTACAACcagctgttagaaatgacaagggaatTGTCTCGACCTACcacctatgccaacacacaaacctttcccacagacggcgccaattgtgaggATTCGATTTGTAGCGACCCGTAATAGTGTtggattcgcacgtaaaaaggcccaaacaatatcatttatagagcgtgggtttgaaagattaggccttggtcacaagaTAGTGGGTTTTCCGTGGTGTTAATACATAATTAAAGCGTGcacgccctaggagtctttctccaggagacgggctgggaggctttggtttttggccatttttcccagcctcctcttggtgcattaaccttctcattatatagcccttcctggttgatcttagccctccacttgttagTTAGGCAGGTGCCTGCTTttgtacctgtcccatcagctgtccctccttgctttctattagttgcgatgatcgaagtcaccctaTCCAGgagtcttttctcattaacatggtcagGACGTTGGcgagtgcatttaatgtggaggggacgtatttaccctgaACCAGTTTTGTACCGTGcccccacgtgggtcccattccACTTGTATCtccttcagggggctttttgggggcgGCCTTCGTCGAGAAGTTGCACTTCCCCTTGAAGTCCTGGAGTGCTGAGGATAGGATCGTCCTCAGTTGTTCCCTTTGACACCTCGGCCTTTcaccattcgtcctcggcacacaccctcctcggcatgggccctAAGCCTtaatagagcgtgggccggatcataagttccccGGCCCCACATGTAGTTTATGTCTGATTTCTCAGATTTTTTTGCACCTAATTGGCTCCAGCTTCTCTCTGTTTATCAAAGTCTTTCTCAGTTGGTCAGTCTCTTTCAATTTAATGGTGTTTTTGTGTTAAAccattttgaaacttttaactgcacacatgtcaaaattttaagcGGTCATTTTTCCTAACGTGGTAGCATCTCCTTAAAGGcttttgctattatatatagcatatgatatatatatatatatgtgtgtgtgtgtgtgtggggggggggtaAAAGACCCGGAGGCCCAAGTCAATGTCTACATTGGGCCAGGGGCCCAGCCCAAAGAAAAACCCCTTACGGCCATGGGGAGACTCCTCCTCGGCATGGATGTAGTCGAGGATAAAGGAAGCAACCTGCCACTAGTAGTGACACCCCAGACCGTTCTACGGAATAGGAAAAGTGCTAAAGCAGGAAAAGACAACAGAGAAAACGGAAGTGTCTgagggaaaggctgccattataGCATTCCGTGCCTTGTGCCTGATACAGCCATACTCTTTTGCCTTTataaccactcccaacaactggaagGAAggactgatgggacaggtacctACCCTAGGGACGCCATTCAGGAAGAAGGAaaccactataaaaagggagggGAAGGAGACAGAAGGGCGGGGCGGAGACCCCCTAACACATCAAAGGcaccagaaaaagctcctcggacCGGGCCGAGGACCAATCCTAACCGGGAAACTCAGTCCATCTCAGTACGATTGTGAAGAACATCGTGTTAACcgttgtccatacactaaagcctaactctttggcccactttctacaaattcattgtatcgaGGTCACTGGTCTAAGGTTCCATGCATCTTGGGCCAAGGCCGAAaaacgtgtccctacaattggcgccgtttgtggggagAGCTTGTGCGTTGGCGAATGCAACGGTTAATCACGGTTAAGTTCCTATCAGCGAGAGTCCCTCGAGAGGACCACTTTGGTGGTGGTGCAAGCTACGCAAAAGCCACcccccattatttccaagaaCACTGTCATTGTCGTTACTCAACTTCCACTTAGGTCTACACTTCGAAGCGTTGACTACCGAGAAGGATTGCTAAACAGAGTgcggttctaggggcttctgacGTCAGATGTGTGCCCCGCGCGCTTGTCAAGGGGCTAACTCTTACGGACCTAGTAGTCCGGTTCGCTGAATCTCCTTCGGAGAAAGAAGCCAAGGGCCAAACcagaatcttttgaagcggttaaacaaaaccttagctatgtcgagTCCTCGGACCTCCGGCTTTGGGGAAATTGACATGCACCGACAACACTCCAGaagtctaagtgctagacagaaccaaggtcttgcatggtcctcagacttaaacttatagggaaactagtcactctaagagcctaagtgctagacagaaccaaggtcttgcatggtcctcggactcaaacctatagggaaactagtcactccagaagtctaagtgttagacagaaccaaggtcttgcatggtcctcggaataGGAAAAGTGCTAAAGTAGGAAAAGACAACGGAGAAAACGGAAGTGTCTGAGAGAAAGGCTGTCATTATAGTATTCCGTGCCTTGTACCTGACACAGCCATACTTTTTTACCTTTACAACCACTTCCAACAACTGGAaggaagggctgatgggacaggtacctACCCTAGGGACCCCATTCAAGAAGAAGGAGACCACTATAAAAAGTGAGGGGAAGGAGACAGAAAGGCGGGGCGGAGACCCCCCAACACACCAAAGGCACCAAAAAAAGCTCCTCGGACTGGGCTGAGGACCAATCCTCACTGGTAAACTCAGTCTATCTCAGCACGATCGTGAAGAACACCGTGTTAACcgttgtccatacactaaaacCTAGCTCTTTGGCCCGCTCtgtacaaattcattgtaccgggctcactggtctaaggtccCATGCATCTTGGGCCAAGGCCGAAAAACGtatccctacaatatatattgatattaattgggttttttattttatttttatttattatttattgtggATTAAGAAGATCAATGGGATTTGACCAATTTATTAATCATGTTAAAATGTGTCAACCCCTTTTTCACACGACCCATTTACCCTAAATATTAACTTGCAAAAAACCATATTATGTTTGCAAGTCATGTCAAATATTACTATCCCTTGGTACGCAAATTTTCAACTCAAGCGGAAGCCAACCGATATCTCAAAGCTACCCGAGATATAGGGTTTGTAAAGATGAAAATATATGATTTACAATGCAATTAATGTAGATAAAATTTAGAAACCCCACAACGAAAGAATTTATATAATGATGAatttaactcaaaaaattaaccCAAGAGATAACATAACAAAGAGACTCCAGGACAGAAAAACGAAAACCTAAAACCACCACTACTAGCAAAATTTGACAGAAACTCTACAAAATTTCTGTGAAGGCTAACTTCCTTAGAAAAACAATATTCTAATTTGATCTGGGTGTAGCCCATTCAACTCGAAGGATGAGGTTATCATAACCATACCCATTGAGCTTGTTGATTGCTCTCTCAGCATCTTCTCTGTTTACAAAATTGACAAAACCAAAGCCTCTGCTCATGCCCGTCTTTTGATCAATAGCAACATACGCACGAGTAACATGGCCAAATGTTTGGAATAGTTCAAGCAAGTCAGGCTCTCTAGTATCCTCTGATAAATTGGTGACCCGAACTGAATTTTCATCACTCCGGTGCCTCATATCTGATCCACCGGCTCTTTCAGCGCCTCGTCTCATGCTTGGAGGCACATAAGCTCCCTCGTTGGCTCTAGGATCATCAGTGTGATGGGCAAGATACTGGGCAGGGCACTTTGCTGTCCAGTGAACACCTTTCGTATTACAAATCCTGCATACCATGAGAACGGCACCTGCGTTACCTAAGTTTCCTGCTACCTCGGTTTCTTCTGGTTTGCTACCTGTTGGCAAGTCCAAATTGAAACTTAAACGTAAGAGTTTccctaaaagaaaattatcaacCGAAAGCACATAAGATTCCTATTTTCCAAGTAATTTACATTTTGTATGCCACAAAGGAGGCTTGAGATTTCTGTAAGTAGAGGCTATGAATTGTTTCCAAAATACCACAATGTCATGGCAGTTATTCATCAAAATTTCTATACCACATCATTGGGCTGTGAAATACCTATGCCTTAATTACAATGATACCAGGTACAcacacatctttttttttttgtgatttttttattcacatgtAAATGCAACAGTGTGAAATCTATTATGACGGGAATAAAGAATTCACATAGACAACTACCAACTAACCAGAttcataatttcaaaaaaaaaaaaaaaaaaaaaaaaaaaaactaaccagACTCATGAGAACAGAAAATTAGCTTCCATATTCTACAATGTTAACATTCTATTATAAACACAAAACGAAAGATGCAAAGCAGGTAATAGTTTCAGTTCACTTGGATGAACCAAACTGAGGCATACACAAAATGAGAGAGcacattgaaagaaaaaaatgatcaaatccTGCAATCCATGAGTAAGGAACCGAAATCGGTGAGGCCTCAACAATGTACAATCCATGTAAAAGACCCACTAACCACAGAATGCGAGTAAGTAGTCTGGTTTCCTAGGTTTGCATAACCGCCAATACTAAATTTTCATAACCACATTACAAGTCAATGCGTAAAGGGTTTATTTGTTTCAGCAGTTTTCAAATTATAGCTTTTTAAAGCTCACTTTTTGTAAGTACTACTATTtcaatagaattttaaaaaattgaaaaattctaaAGCTTGTACATTCAGCTTAATTTAAGGAAACAAAAGCTCCATAAAATCCAGGAACAACAGACATAGACACGGTATCAGTACGACGTGAAGGCATAAGCAATTTGTAAAGTAATTTTTGAACAATTATATGATATGATCATATGAGTAAAGCACTTTAAATGAAGTTAAGTGTTCGTACTTTCTTAGCATAAAATACTTATAATTCAACCATTAAGCCTAGTTTAGTTCAATTCTTTCACAGTTCTAGAACCCAAAACACCCTGGAAAAATAGActcaaaatattaaagaaatcaaaaccaaacccacacaTAGCTAGaaattaaacacacacacacagagaagACGAACCATGAGGCCTAGGGCGTTCAAGAAAGATGTCCTCAGTGGAGACCATGGTGAGACGAGCACCAACGTCGTCATGGACGGCGTCGCCGAACTTGGGCCAGGCCCTGCGCTCCATGGCTCGTTTGCTCAACTGGGTCTTCGCAAACTTTTGGACCCGGGCCGTCGTCGTTTTCTTCACCTCGTTCCCTTCGTCGTCGAACTTGTACTCGACCACCTTCTTCACTCCCCTCTCGTCCGGCCTAATCACTTGCCGAGGCGGCAACAGAAAATCCAAGTCCTTCCCATTGTCCTCATCAACTAGCTCGCACCACTGGAACTTTTTCTGCTTCGGCTTGGGATTCTGGTTCGGGTTCGGATCGTTACTTAATTTGTCTATCGCCATGGTTTCGCTCTGTGATTTGAGTatgtgtttgttgttgttgttactcTGTAACGTCTGTATGGTTTCGAACTGTTTtatgggtgagtttggttcagctttttgtaaaagtgcataataaaaaagtggagttttcaaaaagtgcataatgaaaaagtgcatattcaaaaagctgagtgtttggtaaaagctgttaaaaagtgctttttgaaaaagttatgtgtttggctagcacttataaaagtgacagtttgagggataaattaccaaaaaggacaatgtatatacaaaggagtttatttcatacttaaatcaatattgtgaaattatttgtttctcaccaatattagttaataataacctatcacttaagatttattataaaagtattgtgaaattattgtgataaaaatttatactaattttaatttgaacgtactattaaatttatttttttcaaaatctaaaaaaattattttttttcacaagtattagctaataataacctactacttaacatttattgtgaaaatattgtgataacattaccttctttttccttttttttctcctcgaCTCACTTACcacatttccttctttttttttcccctctttttttccGGTCCACACACGTACcccctcttttccttttttcccttctttccttaCTTTTTCCATATCACTTTCCTCCAAGCTCCAGAACGTCCCACagagctctttttttttttttccttagctcTTCGTTTGCAAGATTCTTTCCCTCTATCCcatcaaaacacacaaacttAAATGTCACACACACCACACCATTTGAATCTCATCAAACGAAGATAGAGGGGAAATCCAAAAGGGAGGAATGGGTCAGATCGGTGCTTGATCTCTGCCTTCACCGCTGCCTATCTTCCTCTCCACTGTTGCTTGATCTCTTCCCTACTGCCAACGACATGCGGCGGAAATGGGTCAgctcggattttttttttggttctgatTTCATTATTGGGTTCctttgtaaaattgtgtaaaatcggtttgattttgttgattttgtgtttagattatcaaatgttgaaatgggttgtggtGGTAGACCAGTGATTGTTGGGTGGtgttgtgtttgtatttggTTGATACTTTCTTGACCGGTGTTGGTCTGTAACAGAGGAGCAAAAATAtgagggagaaaagaaaagggtaatttggtaatcGAAGGAAGAGCCCAACGGATAGTTCAAAACGCGCTTgaactttttgttttatggaCCTCTCGAGCTCCATATTGTTTTGCGCGTTTTCAGTCTTGGCACAAAACGCagctttttccaaaaagttgcgttttgagctGAACCAAACGCATTTTGGACTCCAGCTTTCTTCAAAACGTGCTTTTCAGCtcctaaaagctgaaacaaatgGGCACTATATCACACACGAACTGACATTGAGAGTCGGTGGCGTTTTAGTTTCTGATTTGCTCATTTGGGCTGGGTAAGTTACTCTTCTAAAGTTTTAATTTGAGTTGGGctcttttttataatgtaattcCTGACCCAACGAACTGAAAAGAGAAATTTGTGTTTTTCGTTTTTTTCTAAGCCGCAAagatttataaatataatattttaaaaaaaatctaaaccctTAACGTTTAgggtaattttaattttatcattttaattttcaagatttagATGTATATAAGTTTGTTTATCATtttactgtaaa of Quercus lobata isolate SW786 chromosome 8, ValleyOak3.0 Primary Assembly, whole genome shotgun sequence contains these proteins:
- the LOC115957186 gene encoding eukaryotic translation initiation factor 3 subunit G-like codes for the protein MAIDKLSNDPNPNQNPKPKQKKFQWCELVDEDNGKDLDFLLPPRQVIRPDERGVKKVVEYKFDDEGNEVKKTTTARVQKFAKTQLSKRAMERRAWPKFGDAVHDDVGARLTMVSTEDIFLERPRPHGSKPEETEVAGNLGNAGAVLMVCRICNTKGVHWTAKCPAQYLAHHTDDPRANEGAYVPPSMRRGAERAGGSDMRHRSDENSVRVTNLSEDTREPDLLELFQTFGHVTRAYVAIDQKTGMSRGFGFVNFVNREDAERAINKLNGYGYDNLILRVEWATPRSN
- the LOC115957185 gene encoding zinc finger homeobox protein 3-like, which gives rise to MGLKRKPPTTLLELLEGQPGEGTQGTPQPNAPPPPPPPQVIQTRSSSSKSQPQSPRPKLPASPPPALPPRSKSIDSKRKRSPKGKETVDGGKSQPSKEREEAPRAKQLKIGHQSKGKETEVQPSQGKGKGIEVQSSPSAWLPTAMLHRGPLLETASMRDLGDGEGGYVADALGRTMLLPTDVDGLKKMRMQEALQATYRMEEEVNNQSKAAENERSKRLLAARTLKASEDDLAKTKTALTDAIRDKDKHDKGVAEYAHDEAIRAKQKAEFARNEAEAAKETTEDDGYNAGVWEKALKRAGVDASSDLWKAENIFYPAAIREATSTSSVAVSDQPEEGVTQSETVQVGASPGETLKEGELQNVIDTSQRTDPEAIPLTVVPKSADTDPVQPSPEGTILQGVEADPVPPSQDVADAKLKK